A stretch of DNA from Streptomyces venezuelae:
AAGTGCCGGTACAACGCCTGCCAGTTCTGTGCCGCGGGCAGCTTCTGCGGGTCCGCGGCCTCCTGCTCCACCACTTGAGAGTTCATAACCGACAGGATGCTGAAAACCGGCCGACCACCTGACCTGCGCCGCCCGGGTATGTCACGTCACCCGACCGGCCGAAGGGGACCACCGGACGGCCCTGCGGCCACACCCGGGCGGGGACCGGGCCGTGACACGAACGGATGCGTCCTCGCGGGCTGTTCCGGCACGACACGCCGAGGGACCGCTTGTAGCGTCGTCGTACGCGCCCCGGCGTCCGCGGCTCCGGCCGAGGGACCGCCGTGTGGGCGGCTTGGGGGGAGTCTTGCCGGTCGGGCAGGGCCTGATCGGCACTCCGTACGAGGAGCCGAGCCGATGCCGAACAACCCGCCCGTCACCACGCTGCTCCGGATAGAGCGCGGCCATGCCGAACCGGAGGAACTGGCCGCGATAGCCGCGGTCCTGACGGCCCGCGCCCGGGCGGCCCAAGCCGCCACGGAACCCGACCCGCCGGCCCGCCGCGTCGTACGAAGGCCTGGCGGCCTGCACCAGGCCTGCTGGGCGGGCTGCTGGACCTGCGCGTAGCCCCGCCAGGGGGTTCCGGGGCGGAGCCCCGAGAAGCAGCGGCGGGCGCAGCCCGGGCACCCCGGCCGCGCGATGCCGCGCAGCGGCCCCCGCCCCGGCGGGGTGCAGCCCCCGCGGGGGTCCGGGGCGGAGCCCCGGTTTCGGGAAGGGGCGGGGTGGGGGCAGGCTCCGCGCAGCGGCACCCTGTCCCCGCCCCCTCCCGGCCCAGGCCGGTCAGGCGCGGTGCAGCAGCCTGGTCAGGACCTCCGTCAGGGTCGCCGCCGGGTTCTTCGCCGGGCCCTCGGAGCGCCACGCCACATATCCGTCCGGCCGCACCAGCACCGCCCCGTCCGGCTGTACCCCGTGCGCCGCCGCCCAGTCCATGCCCTCCTCGGTACGGAGTTCCGCGTCCGCGCCGCCGCCCATCGTGTGCCCGGCCAGCCGTACCGACATCTCCCCGGCCACCCGTCCGGCCGCCGCCTGCCACGGCGTACCCGGGCTGCTGAGCAGGACGAACGACCGCTCGTAGAGGTCGAGGCTGGACATCCGCCCGGCCGGCCCCGTCAGCCACAGGTGCGGGGCCCGGGTGCCGGGCTCGCCGTCCAGCTTCATCCCGGCCGGGATGATCTCCCGGTCCGGGTCGCCGCCGATGACCGCGCCCTGCGGGTAGCAGTACGCCATCGCGGTCGGCAGCATCCGGCTGTCCTTCCCGGCCTTGCCGCTCGGCCCGCCGGGCACGCCCGGTGCCCCGGGCAGCGGCGAGTAGCCGGGGTGGTCGTGTTCCACGGACCGGGCCGAGGCCCGCTCGCTGGTGGCCAGTGCCACCGGCCGCCGCTCCTCCCCGTACGTCTCGAGCAGCTCCGGACCGGCCTCGCCCGCCAGCACCGCGGCAAGCTTCCAGGCCAGGTTGTGCGCGTCCTGGATACCGGTGTTGGACCCGAACGCCCCCGTGGGCGACATCTCGTGCACGGCGTCGCCCGCCAGGAACACCCGGCCCATCGAGTACCGGTCCGCCACCCGTTCGGCGGCATGCCAGGCCGCCTTCCCGCCGATCTCCACGTCCAGGTCGGGCACCCCGATGGCACGGCGGATGTGCGCCACGCACCGCTCGTCGGTGAAGTCCTCCATGGTCTCGCCTGTCTCGGGGTGCCAGGGGGCGTGGAAGACCCAGTTCTGGTCGTTGTCCACCGGCAGCAGCGCACCGTCCGCACCCGGCTTGATCAGGTAGCAGACGATGAACCGCAGATCGCCCAGCACCTCGGGCAGCCGGCGCGACCGGAAGGTGATGCTCACGTTGTGGAACAGGTCGCCGTTCCCGGACTGCGGGATGCCCAGCTGCTCCCGAACCGGGCTGCGCGGCCCGTCCGCCGCGATCAGGTACTGCGCGCGGACCCGGATGTGCTGCCCGCCGTCGCGGTCCTTCACCACGGCGCTGACGCCGTGGGCGTCCTGGTCGAAGGAGATCAGCTCGGTGGAGAACCGCACGTCGGCGCCGGCCGCCCGGCTCCGTGAGGCCAGCACCGGCTCGATGTTGTTCTGGCTGCACAGGCACCACCGGGTGGGGCTGAACTTGGCCAGCGCGCCGCCCGGGTCGGTGTTCTCGACCAGCCAGCGGTGGTCCCCGCCGGTCAGCGAGGTGGCCTGGATCAGACCCTTGTTCTCCTCCAGGACGGCCGCGGCCTGCCGGATGTCCGGCTCTGCGCCGGCCACCCGGAACAGTTCCATCGTCCGGGCGTTGATGCCACGGCCACGCGGGTGGGGGGAGACCCCCGCGTGCTTCTCGACCAGCAGATGTCTGATGCCGTGCCGGCTCAGGAACAGCGAGGTGGCGAGCCCCACCAGGGAGCCGCCCACCACCAGCACGGGCACGTCTACGTCGAACTTCTCTTCCATGGCCTGCTCGGTTCCTTCCCGCGGGGGGTGACCCACCTTGTATGCCCGCTGACCGGCCGAAGTGCGCCCGCGTTCACCCGCTTGATCTGCATGTGTCGCGTTCTGTGCAGCCTGCGGCAACGATCTGACTCAGGAAGGACTCCAGGCCTGCGCGTGCCGCGCGGCCACCGTCGCAAGGGAGCGTACGAAATGACGATCAGCCTGCCGGAACGCGTGTCGCAGTCGGCCTTCGACGGATCCCGGCTGCGGGTCGTGATGCTGGTCGACCTGCACGACGGCACCCAGAAGCGGTTCCTGGACGCCTACGAACAGATCCGCCACCATGTTGCCGCGACCCCGGGCCACCTCAACGACCAGCTGTGCCAGTCGTTCGAGAATCCCTCCCAATGGCTCATCACCAGCGAGTGGGAGAGCGCCCCGCAGTTCCTCGACTGGGTCAACAGCGAGGCCCACATCGAGCAGATCCGGCCGCTGAGCGCCTGCATCCGCACCACCTCCTCGATGCGCTTCAACGTGCTGCGGGAGACCGGCGAGCGGGTGACCGGCGGTGCGGTCCAGCAGGCCCCGCGGCTCGGCGACGACCTGGTGCGCCACGCGCTGACCTTCACCGTTCGCCCCGGCTCCGAGGAGGCGGTCGCCAAGCTCCTCGCCGACTACGACCCGCCGTCCGCGAAGGTCGACGACAGCACCCGGCTGTGCCGCACCACCCTCTTCATGCACGGCAACCGGGTCGTGCGGACCGTCGAGGTCAAGGGCGACCTCACCAAGGCGCTGCGGTACGTGGCCCGCCAGCCCGAGGTACGGGCCGTCGAAGAGGCCATCAACCCGTACCTGGAAGTGGACCGGGACCTCGACGACCCCGACGCCGCCCGGCTGTTCTTCACCCGTGCGGCCCTGCCCGCCGTCCACCACGTGGCCGCCCACGACCGGGCCGCCGCCGGCTCCGTCGGCCGGCACGCCCTCTACTACCGGGCCAGGCCGGGACAGGGCAGCGCCCTGGCCCGCTTCCTCGCCCAGCAGGCCGAAGCCGCCGCCGACCTCCCCAAGAGCCCGGTGCTGAGCAGCACCGTCTTCCAGCGCGACGACATCGTGGTCCGGCTGATCGAGGTCCGCGGGCCCCTGGACAAGGACCCGGTCGCGGCCCTCGCCCTCCAGGGCGACCGCAAGGCCGCCGTTCTCGACCGGCTGCTCGACAGCACGGCGTACCAGCCGCCGGCCGACGCCGGGCAGCCCGCGCAGCTGCTCGCCCGTACCGGGATGCGCCTGATCACCGACCGGCTCGCGGCCCCCGACGCCTGACCGGCGGACCGAGCGGACCAAGCGGACCGAGCGGACCCTCATCGTCCGCACCCCCCCGCGGCCGGCCCCGGCCGCCGCCATCAGATCCCACCCGATCCCGTCCCCGCCAGGAGGAACGCAGCCATGACCACGCACGCCCCACGCATCGTGGACCTCAGCGAGACGCAGCCCAACCGCCGGCGGGGCGGTGATGTGCGCGCCGTGCTCACCCCGACCTCGGCCGGCTCGACCACCGGATTCATGGGTCTGGCCCTCATCCAGCCGGGCGAGTGGATCGCCGAGCACTACCACCCGTACTCGGAGGAGTTCGTCTACGTGGTGGCCGGCACCGTCGAGGTGGACCTGGACGGCGTCACCCACACGATGCGGCCCGACCAGGGACTCCTCGTCCCCCTCAACGTCCGCCACCGGTTCCGCAACACCGGCTCCGAGGAGGTCCGCATGGTCTTCCACCTCGGCCCGCTGGCCCCCCGCCCCGAGCTGGGCCACGTCGACACCGAGACCAACCCGGCAGGCAAGGGACACCCGGCACCCTCCCACGGGCCGGCCCCCACCCCGGCCCCGTCCGAGGCCGTTTCGTGACCCGCCGGGTGGCCGTCACCGGCATCGGCGTGGTCGCCCCCGGCGGCATCGGCGCCCCGGCCTTCTGGGACCTGCTGTCCCACGGCCGGACGGCAACGCGCGGCATCACCCTCTTCGACCCGACCGGGTTCCGCTCCCGGATCGCCGCCGAAGTGGACTTCGAGGCCGCGGACCACGGCATCGACGAGGAGACCGCCGCGCGCTGCGACCGGTACATCCAGTTCGCCCTGGTCGCGGCCCGGGAGGCGGTCCGGCACAGCGGACTGGACCTCGCCGCCGCCGATGCATGGCGCACCGGTGTCTCCCTGGGTACCGCGGTCGGCGGTACCACCCGGCTGGAGCACGACTACACCGCCGTCAGCGGCAAGGGCGCCTGGTGGGACGTGGACCACCACCCCGCCGGTCCGTACCTGCACCGGGCCTTCACCCCGGCCACGCTGGCCGCCAGCGTCGCCGAGGACGTGGGCGCCCACGGCCCCGTACAGACCGTCTCCACGGGCTGCACCTCCGGCCTGGACGCCATCGGCTACGCCTGCCACGCCATCGAGGAAGGCCTGATGGACGTCTGTGTGGCAGGCGCCTCCGACTCGCCCATCTCCCCGATCACCGTGGCCTGCTTCGACGCCATCAAGGCGACCTCGGCGAACAACGAGGACCCCGCGCACGCCTCCCGCCCCTTCGACGCCCGCCGCGACGGCTTCGTCCTCGGCGAGGGCGCCGCCGTCCTGGTCCTGGAGGAGCTGGAGCACGCCCGGGCCCGCGGCGCCACCGTGCTCTGCGAGATCGGCGGCTACGCCACCTTCGGCAACGCCCACCACATGACCGGACTCACCACCGAGGGACTGGAGATGGCCCGTGCCATCTCCGTCGCCCTCGACCACGCCCGCCTCGACCCCACCGAGGTGGACTACGTCAACGCGCACGGCTCCGGCACCAAGCAGAACGACCGGCACGAGACCGCCGCCGTCAAACGGGTGCTGCGCGAGCACGCGTACCGGACCCCGATGAGCTCGATCAAGTCGATGGTGGGCCACTCCCTGGGTGCCATCGGCGCGATCGAACTGGTGGCCTGCGTCCTCGCCCTGTTGAACCAGGTGGTGCCGCCGACCGCCAACTACGAGAACCCCGACGCGGAGTGCGACCTGGACTACGTCCCGCGCACCGCCCGCGAGCGGAAGCTGCGCACCGTGCTCTCGGTGGGCAGCGGCTTCGGCGGATTCCAGTCCGCGGTCGTCATGTCACGGCCGCCCGAAACCGCCCGGACGAAGGTGAGGACGGTATGAGCGCAGACGAACCGGCGCACCGCGACCGCGACCGCACCGCGGTGATCACGGGAATCGGCGTCGTCGCCCCCAACGGGGTCGGCGCCGGGGCCTTCTGGAAGGCCACCCAGGCGGGCACCAGCGTGCTCGACCGGATCACCCGCAAGGGCTGCGAGCACCTGCCGCTGCGGATCGCGGGCGAGGTACGGGACTTCGACCCGCACGGCCTGGTCGAGGAGCGCTACCTGGTACAGACCGACCGGTTCACCCATTTCTCGCTGGCCGCCGCCGACATGGCCCTGGAACAGGCCCTGCTCGGCACGGCGGACTACGAGAACGACTCGTACTCGGTCGGGGTGATCACCGCGGCCGGCTCCGGCGGCGGCGAGTTCGGCCAGCGGGAGCTCCAGCAGCTGTGGGGCCAGGGGCCCACGTATGTCGGCCCCTACCAGTCCATCGCCTGGTTCTACGCCGCCACCAGCGGCCAGATCTCCATCCGGGGCGGCTTCCGCGGCCCCTGCCAGGTGGTGGCCAGCGACGAGGCCGGCGGGCTCGACGCCTTCTCCCAGGCCGCCCGTACGATCCGGCGCGGCACCGGCACCGTACTCGTCGGTGCGGCCGAGGCCCCCCTCGCCCCCTACTCGATGGTCTGCCAGCTGGGCTATCCCGAGCTGAGCACCCATCCGGACCCGACCCGCGCCTACCGGCCCTTCACCGCCTCCGCCTGCGGGTTCGCCCCCGCCGAGGGCGGCGCCGTCCTCATCGTCGAGGACCGCGAGCGGGCCGCCGCCCGCGGCGCCCCGATCCGCGCCGAAATCGCCGGCCACGCCGCCACCTTCACCGGCGCCGGACAGTGGAAGGCTTCCCGGGAGGGTCTGGCCCGGGCCATCGGCGGCGCCCTGCGGCAGGCCGGCTGCGCCCCCGAGGAGGTCGACGTGGTCTTCGCGGACGCCCTCGGCGTCCTCGAAGCCGACCGGGCCGAGGCCCTGGCCCTGACCGACGCCCTCGGCGCCGCGCACGGCCGGTCCGTCCCGGTGACCGCCCCCAAGACGGGCACCGGCCGCGCCTACTGCGGCAGCGCCGCCCTCGACGTGGCCGCCGCCGCCCTGACCCTGGAACACGGCCTGGTCCCGCCCACCCCGAACGTCTTCGACGTCTGCCACGACCTCAACCTGGTCACCGGCCGGGCCCTGACCGCACGCCCGCGCACCGCGCTGGTCCTCAGCCGCGGCCTGATGGGCTCCAACTCGGCCCTCGTCCTGCGCACCCCCTCACGATAAGGAGCACGCACATGTCCGAAAGCCTCACCGTCGAAGAACTGAGCGCCCTGATGAAGCGGAGCGCCGGGGTCACCGTCGATCCGGCGGTGCTCGCCGCCCGCCCCGACGCCCCCTTCGCGGACTACGGCCTCGACTCGCTGGGCCTGCTCGGCATCGTCGCCGAACTGGAGAAGCGGCACGGCCACCCCCTCCCCATCGAGGTGGACCAGTGCAAGACCCCCGCGGCCTTCCTCGGCCTCGTCAACGACAACCTCATGACAGGAGCCTGACCATGCCCGGACACACCGACAACGAGATCACCGTCGCCGCACCGGTCGACCTGGTCTGGCGGATGACCAACGACCTCCCGAACTGGCCCCGGCTGTTCAGCGAGTACGCGTCCATCGAGATCCTCGCCGAGGAGGGCGACACCACCCGGTTCCGCCTCGCCATGCACCCCGACGAGAACGGCGTGGTCTGGAGCTGGGTCTCCGAGCGCACCGTCAACCGTGACGAACTCCAGGTCAAGGCCCGCCGCGTGGAGACCGGACCGTTCGAGTACATGAACATCCACTGGGAGTACGCCGAGGTCCCCGGCGGCACCAAGATGCGCTGGCGGCAGGACTTCGCGATGAAGCCGGGAGCCCCGCTCGACGACGCGGGCATGACCGACCGGATCAACCACAACTCCAAGATCCAGCTGGAACTGATCCGGGACAAGATCGAAGCACACGTCTGAAGCGCCCGTCCGAAGCGCCCGCCCGCACACGTTCGAGGAGTGCGCCCCTATGCACCAAGCACTGATCGTCGCCCGGATGGCACCACAGTCCGCGGACGACATCGCCCGGGTCTTCGCCGAGTCCGACGCCGGCGAACTCCCGCACCTCGTGGGGGTGACCCGCCGCAGCCTGTTCCAGTTCGGCGACGTCTACCTGCACCTGTTCGAAACCCCGCACCCGCCGGGCCCCGAGGTGGCCAAGCACACCTCCCATCCGCTGTTCCAGGACATCAGCGAACAGCTCTCCGCCTACGTCCGGCCCTACGACCCGGCGACCTGGCGCAGCCCGAGCGACGCGATGGCCCGGCAGTTCTACAGCTGGCAGTCAGGGCGCTGAGCGAAGCGCCCCGGCCGCCGCGGCCACCACCGCCCCCGCCACCGCCGACAGGGCGGGGGAGTGCAGCTTCCACTGCTGCCAGTACAGCGCGACATCCAGCGGACGGTCCGGCGCCAGCGCGGTCAGCGCGCCGGACCTCAAACCGGGCAGCGCCTGCGGCTCCGGCACCAGGCCCCAGCCCAGCCCGGCCGTCACCGCGTCGCGGAACCCCTCCGAGGTCGGAACCCGGTGCCGCACCGGCCCGATGTCCGCCCCGGTCCCCGGCCCGGTCCCCGCCCCGGTCCCCGGCCCGTTGCCGGGCAGCGCCCGGACGAAGGCCGCCTGGAGATCGTCGCTGCGGTCGAAGACGATCACCGGCGCGGTGCGCAGGTCCCGCTCCAGCGGCCCGGACAGGTGCCGCGCGGCGAACTCGGGGCTGGCCACCGCCAGATACCGGGCCAGCCCCAGCCGCCGCACCGAACAGCCCGCCACCGGATCCGGCGAGGAGGTCACCGCGGCCATCACCTGCCCCTCCCGGAGCAGCAGCGTGGTCCGGCTCTCGTCCTCCCGGTGCAGTTCGAAGCAGATGGGCGGATCCTGCGGGACCCGGGTCAGGGCCGGCAGGAACCAGGTGGCCAGCGAGTCCGCGTTCACCGCGATCGGCACCCGGGCGGGCCCCTGCCCGTCCCCGATGCCCAGCTCGGCCCGGGTGTCCCGCTCCAGCCGGGCGAGCTGACGGGCGAACCGCACCACCACCTGCCCCGACTCGGTGGGCCGCACCGGCTTGGTGCGCATCAGCAGCACCCGCCCGGTGCGCTGCTCCAGGGCCTTGACCCGCTGGCTCACCGCCGAAGGGGTCACATGCAGCGCCGCCGCGGCGGCATCGAAGGTGCCCTCGTCCACCACCGCGAGCAGGGTGCGCACCTGGTCCAGGGGAAGTTCTTCCATCACAGCGCTAAAGACTAGCTAAGGATACGTAAGAATCTTTAGCTGTACGCATGATCGGTGCGTCCCTACGCTCAAAGCCATGACCAGCGGAATCCTCCCGGCGGCTCTGGCCGGCTTCGGCACCGGCCTCTCCCTCATCGTCGCCATCGGCGCCCAGAACGCCTTCGTCCTCCGGCAGGGCGTGCGCCGCCACGCCGTCCTCGCCGTCGTCGCCATCTGCGCCATATCCGACGCCCTCCTCATCACCCTCGGCGTCGCCGGAGTCGGAGCCGTGGTCGAAGCCTGGCCCGCCGCGGTCACCGCCGTCGGCCTGGCCGGCGGCGCCTTCCTCATCTGCTACGGACTCCTCGCCGCCCGCCGGGTGTTGCGCCCCGAACCCGGCGCCGCCCTCGGCACCGCCGGCCGGACCGCGGGCTCGGCCGGCGCCGCAGTCCTGACCTGCCTCGCCATGACCTGGCTCAACCCGCACGTCTACCTGGACACCGTGCTCCTCGTCGGCAGCCTGGCCGCCGACCGCGGCGAGCTCCGCTGGGCCTTCGGCGGCGGCGCGGTCGTCGCCAGCCTCATCTGGTTCACCACCCTCGGCTACGGCGCCCGGCTGCTCAGCGGCGTGTTCGCCAGCCCCCGCGCCTGGCGCGTCCTCGACGGCCTGGTCGCCGCCACCATGCTCACCATGGGCGGTCTCCTGCTCGCCGGGACCTGACCGCCGTGGTGGGATGGACCGGTCGGATCACCGGGGGGCCACATCACCGGAGGACGGGCAGATGTCCGAGGACACCATGCGGGCGATGACGTACGACACCTACGGCGGACCGGAGGTCCTCGCCGAGACCCGGCTGCCGCGGCCCAAATTCGGGCCCGGCGAGGTCCTCGTCCGGGTACGGCGGGCCGCCGTCAACCCGGTCGACTGGAAGATCATGGCCGGCGCGCTCGACGGGCTGATGGAAACGGTGTACCCGGTGGTGCCCGGCTGGGACGTGGCCGGCACCGTCGAGGCCGTCGGCATCGACACCCCCGAGTTCGCCCCCGGCGACGAGGTCATCGCCTACGCCCGCAAGGACTGGGTGCACGGCGGCACCTTCGCCGAATACGTCACCGTGCCGGTCCGCGCCCTGGCGGCCAAACCGGCCGCCCTGGACTGGGACCAGGCCGCCGGACTGCCGCTGGCCGGGCTCACCGCACACCAGCTGCTCACCCGGCTCGGCACCGGGGCCTCGGACACCGTGCTGGTGCACGGCGCGGCCGGCGGGGTCGGCTCCTTCGGCGTCCAGATCGCCCGGGCCCTCGGCGCCCGGGTCATCGGCACCGCCTCCCCGCGCAACCACGACCGGCTCCGGGACCTGGGCGCCGAACCCGTGGCCTACGGCGACGGCCTCGCCGACCGGGTCCGCGCCCTCGCCCCGGACGGCGCCACCGTGGTGGCCGACTTCGTCGGCGGGGTCCTCGACACGACCCTGGCCGTGCTGGCCGAGGGCGGCCGGCACGCCTCGATCGCCGACCCCGCCGTCCTCGGCGCCGGCGGGCAGTGGATGTGGGTCCGCCCCGACGGGCCGGGCCTGGCGAGCCTGGGCAGGCTCGCCGACGAGGGGAAGCTGACCGTCCCGGTGGCCGCCGTCTTCCCGCTGGAGCAGCTGGCCGAGGCCTTCGAACTCAGCCGCACCGGACACACCGCCGGAAAGATCGTCATCCGGATCTCCGACTGACCGCCCCGGCCGCCGGGCCGCCGCCAGGCGACCCGGCCGGGCCGTCACCAGGCCAGATCCTCCAGGTCCTCCAGCCCCGGCATCAGCAGCGCACCCACTGCCCCCGGCGCACCACCGGTCAGCGGCAGCTCCGCCCAGATCACCTTGCCGCGTCCGGTGTACCGGGTGCCCCACCGCTCGGCCAGCTGCGCCACCAGGAACAGCCCGCGCCCGCCCTCGTCCGTGGTCGCGGCGTACCGCAGATGCGGGGCCGTACTGCTGCTGTCCGCGATCTCGCAGGTCAGCACCCGGTCCTTCAGCAGCCTGACCCGGATCGGCTCGCCGCCGTACCGGATCGCATTGGTGATCAGCTCGCTCAGGATCAGCTCCGCGGTGAACGTGACCTCCGCCAGCCCCCACGCACCCAGCTGCGCGGAGGCCGCGTTCCGCACCCGCGACACCTCCGCCGGATCGGCCCGCACCTCCCACTCGGCCACCTGGTCCGGCGCCAGCAGCCGGGTCCCGGCCACCAGCAGCGCGATGTCATCGCTCGGCGCCGGGGACAGCAGCGCACCCAGCACGTCCGTACAGGTCTGCTCGGGACTGCGGCCCGGCCGGGCCAGGGTCTGCCGCAGCAGCTCCAGACCGCCGCCCAGATCCCGGTCCCGGTCCTCCAGCAGCCCGTCGGTGAACAGCACCAGCCGGCTCGACTCGGCCAGCTGCAGCTCACGGGACTCGTACGGCATCCCGCCCAGCCCCAGCGGCAGCCCGGCCGGCACCTCCGGGAACTCCACCCGCCCGTCCGGATGCACCACGGCCGGCCCCGGATGCCCGGCCCGGGCCACCGCACACCGGCCGGACGCCGGATCGTAGATCGCGTACAGGCAGGTGGCACC
This window harbors:
- a CDS encoding LysE/ArgO family amino acid transporter, translating into MTSGILPAALAGFGTGLSLIVAIGAQNAFVLRQGVRRHAVLAVVAICAISDALLITLGVAGVGAVVEAWPAAVTAVGLAGGAFLICYGLLAARRVLRPEPGAALGTAGRTAGSAGAAVLTCLAMTWLNPHVYLDTVLLVGSLAADRGELRWAFGGGAVVASLIWFTTLGYGARLLSGVFASPRAWRVLDGLVAATMLTMGGLLLAGT
- a CDS encoding acyl-CoA carboxylase subunit epsilon produces the protein MPNNPPVTTLLRIERGHAEPEELAAIAAVLTARARAAQAATEPDPPARRVVRRPGGLHQACWAGCWTCA
- a CDS encoding beta-ketoacyl synthase N-terminal-like domain-containing protein — translated: MSADEPAHRDRDRTAVITGIGVVAPNGVGAGAFWKATQAGTSVLDRITRKGCEHLPLRIAGEVRDFDPHGLVEERYLVQTDRFTHFSLAAADMALEQALLGTADYENDSYSVGVITAAGSGGGEFGQRELQQLWGQGPTYVGPYQSIAWFYAATSGQISIRGGFRGPCQVVASDEAGGLDAFSQAARTIRRGTGTVLVGAAEAPLAPYSMVCQLGYPELSTHPDPTRAYRPFTASACGFAPAEGGAVLIVEDRERAAARGAPIRAEIAGHAATFTGAGQWKASREGLARAIGGALRQAGCAPEEVDVVFADALGVLEADRAEALALTDALGAAHGRSVPVTAPKTGTGRAYCGSAALDVAAAALTLEHGLVPPTPNVFDVCHDLNLVTGRALTARPRTALVLSRGLMGSNSALVLRTPSR
- a CDS encoding cupin domain-containing protein — encoded protein: MTTHAPRIVDLSETQPNRRRGGDVRAVLTPTSAGSTTGFMGLALIQPGEWIAEHYHPYSEEFVYVVAGTVEVDLDGVTHTMRPDQGLLVPLNVRHRFRNTGSEEVRMVFHLGPLAPRPELGHVDTETNPAGKGHPAPSHGPAPTPAPSEAVS
- a CDS encoding SRPBCC family protein — its product is MPGHTDNEITVAAPVDLVWRMTNDLPNWPRLFSEYASIEILAEEGDTTRFRLAMHPDENGVVWSWVSERTVNRDELQVKARRVETGPFEYMNIHWEYAEVPGGTKMRWRQDFAMKPGAPLDDAGMTDRINHNSKIQLELIRDKIEAHV
- a CDS encoding SchA/CurD-like domain-containing protein, with product MTISLPERVSQSAFDGSRLRVVMLVDLHDGTQKRFLDAYEQIRHHVAATPGHLNDQLCQSFENPSQWLITSEWESAPQFLDWVNSEAHIEQIRPLSACIRTTSSMRFNVLRETGERVTGGAVQQAPRLGDDLVRHALTFTVRPGSEEAVAKLLADYDPPSAKVDDSTRLCRTTLFMHGNRVVRTVEVKGDLTKALRYVARQPEVRAVEEAINPYLEVDRDLDDPDAARLFFTRAALPAVHHVAAHDRAAAGSVGRHALYYRARPGQGSALARFLAQQAEAAADLPKSPVLSSTVFQRDDIVVRLIEVRGPLDKDPVAALALQGDRKAAVLDRLLDSTAYQPPADAGQPAQLLARTGMRLITDRLAAPDA
- a CDS encoding beta-ketoacyl-[acyl-carrier-protein] synthase family protein, whose protein sequence is MTRRVAVTGIGVVAPGGIGAPAFWDLLSHGRTATRGITLFDPTGFRSRIAAEVDFEAADHGIDEETAARCDRYIQFALVAAREAVRHSGLDLAAADAWRTGVSLGTAVGGTTRLEHDYTAVSGKGAWWDVDHHPAGPYLHRAFTPATLAASVAEDVGAHGPVQTVSTGCTSGLDAIGYACHAIEEGLMDVCVAGASDSPISPITVACFDAIKATSANNEDPAHASRPFDARRDGFVLGEGAAVLVLEELEHARARGATVLCEIGGYATFGNAHHMTGLTTEGLEMARAISVALDHARLDPTEVDYVNAHGSGTKQNDRHETAAVKRVLREHAYRTPMSSIKSMVGHSLGAIGAIELVACVLALLNQVVPPTANYENPDAECDLDYVPRTARERKLRTVLSVGSGFGGFQSAVVMSRPPETARTKVRTV
- a CDS encoding LysR family transcriptional regulator ArgP, whose protein sequence is MEELPLDQVRTLLAVVDEGTFDAAAAALHVTPSAVSQRVKALEQRTGRVLLMRTKPVRPTESGQVVVRFARQLARLERDTRAELGIGDGQGPARVPIAVNADSLATWFLPALTRVPQDPPICFELHREDESRTTLLLREGQVMAAVTSSPDPVAGCSVRRLGLARYLAVASPEFAARHLSGPLERDLRTAPVIVFDRSDDLQAAFVRALPGNGPGTGAGTGPGTGADIGPVRHRVPTSEGFRDAVTAGLGWGLVPEPQALPGLRSGALTALAPDRPLDVALYWQQWKLHSPALSAVAGAVVAAAAGALRSAP
- a CDS encoding acyl carrier protein — protein: MSESLTVEELSALMKRSAGVTVDPAVLAARPDAPFADYGLDSLGLLGIVAELEKRHGHPLPIEVDQCKTPAAFLGLVNDNLMTGA
- a CDS encoding NADP-dependent oxidoreductase → MRAMTYDTYGGPEVLAETRLPRPKFGPGEVLVRVRRAAVNPVDWKIMAGALDGLMETVYPVVPGWDVAGTVEAVGIDTPEFAPGDEVIAYARKDWVHGGTFAEYVTVPVRALAAKPAALDWDQAAGLPLAGLTAHQLLTRLGTGASDTVLVHGAAGGVGSFGVQIARALGARVIGTASPRNHDRLRDLGAEPVAYGDGLADRVRALAPDGATVVADFVGGVLDTTLAVLAEGGRHASIADPAVLGAGGQWMWVRPDGPGLASLGRLADEGKLTVPVAAVFPLEQLAEAFELSRTGHTAGKIVIRISD
- a CDS encoding TcmI family type II polyketide cyclase: MHQALIVARMAPQSADDIARVFAESDAGELPHLVGVTRRSLFQFGDVYLHLFETPHPPGPEVAKHTSHPLFQDISEQLSAYVRPYDPATWRSPSDAMARQFYSWQSGR
- a CDS encoding FAD-dependent oxidoreductase: MEEKFDVDVPVLVVGGSLVGLATSLFLSRHGIRHLLVEKHAGVSPHPRGRGINARTMELFRVAGAEPDIRQAAAVLEENKGLIQATSLTGGDHRWLVENTDPGGALAKFSPTRWCLCSQNNIEPVLASRSRAAGADVRFSTELISFDQDAHGVSAVVKDRDGGQHIRVRAQYLIAADGPRSPVREQLGIPQSGNGDLFHNVSITFRSRRLPEVLGDLRFIVCYLIKPGADGALLPVDNDQNWVFHAPWHPETGETMEDFTDERCVAHIRRAIGVPDLDVEIGGKAAWHAAERVADRYSMGRVFLAGDAVHEMSPTGAFGSNTGIQDAHNLAWKLAAVLAGEAGPELLETYGEERRPVALATSERASARSVEHDHPGYSPLPGAPGVPGGPSGKAGKDSRMLPTAMAYCYPQGAVIGGDPDREIIPAGMKLDGEPGTRAPHLWLTGPAGRMSSLDLYERSFVLLSSPGTPWQAAAGRVAGEMSVRLAGHTMGGGADAELRTEEGMDWAAAHGVQPDGAVLVRPDGYVAWRSEGPAKNPAATLTEVLTRLLHRA